The following proteins are encoded in a genomic region of Glycine max cultivar Williams 82 chromosome 18, Glycine_max_v4.0, whole genome shotgun sequence:
- the LOC102665829 gene encoding protein MAIN-LIKE 1-like, whose translation MVRTRGLRRVEGTGRGRDLSQDVAEDVPRRRRPTASARRQRVTQRVEDVPQLAEDVPDASNGSPERTGAADGAESDRVASDGTTADDEGFLGGPRDPSVLIGFADHVAHNIWSGQERPDLKLVSHGRKVDKFGRPAAEIKGMIEATGLDPLIRCSVITTDPGLISAFVERWHRETSSFHLSVGEVTITLDDVSLLLHILITGALHSFEPLATSDAVALLTELLEVTPDEATTETR comes from the exons atggttagaacaCGAGGTCTACGTCGTGTGGAAGGCACAGGTAGAGGCAGAGACCTTAGTCAGGATGTGGCTGAGGATGTTCCTCGCCGTCGTAGGCCCACTGCCTCAGCACGTAGGCAACGGGTTACCCAGAGAGTCGAGGATGTTCCTCAGTTGGCTGAGGATGTGCCTGATGCGTCTAATGGTAGCCCAGAGAGGACAGGAGCCGCCGATGGTGCTGAGTCTGATCGAGTGGCTAGTGATGGGACAACTGCTGATGATGAGGGGTTCCTTGGTGGGCCACGCGATCCATCTGTTTTGATCGGATTTGCTGATCATGTGGCACACAACATATGGAGTGGACAG GAGCGACCCGATCTCAAGTTGGTCTCCCACGGTAGGAAAGTAGATAAATTTGGGAGACCGGCTGCTGAGATCAAAGGTATGATTGAGGCCACCGGATTGGATCCATTGATCAGGTGTTCTGTGATCACCACTGATCCTGGACTCATATCCGCCTTTGTTGAGAGGTGGCATAGGGAGACGAGCAGCTTCCACCTCTCAGTAGGGGAGGTGACGATCACTCTAGACGATGTTTCGTTGCTCCTGCACATCCTGATTACTGGCGCACTGCATTCATTCGAGCCGCTGGCTACATCTGACGCAGTGGCGCTGTTGACGGAGCTACTTGAGGTCACCCCAGACGAGGCTACAACTGAGACACGTTAG